In Melanotaenia boesemani isolate fMelBoe1 chromosome 18, fMelBoe1.pri, whole genome shotgun sequence, the sequence ttcattcattcactcactcattcattcattcattcattcattcattcactcattcattctcCATAAGCTGTTTTAGCTTATCCAGGGTTGATGGTCTGCAGGGAGGGTACATGGTGTCAGATGCTTTCATTTCTGATActcaccaaacatttaaaagcagGCAGATGAGAAGACAAACAGCAATCATTGCAGGAACTAGGGCTGATATCAGAGACGTCTCTgctgacattaaaacaaaacacgaaagtcacaaataaacaaatcaaagatAAAGAGAACAACCAGAAAAGTTACAAACATACGTTAATATATTCATACTGTTGGTAGTGACTGAATCATAAAAATTAAAGAGGGAATTCTGATTTTaccttcattttttaattaatccttCATGATATTTGATTACTGAGAATATTTTAGCCCCACAGTAACTTTCTATATCTGCCATGTTGGTGATGTTAACTGTGTAAACCGTCCCTCAGACACATTAACGGGTTCCTCTGttcaacaaaactgaaacaGCCATGACTGAGACTGcagtaaattaactttttacCTTTAATATTAAGACGGATTTCTTGGGACGTCTGGTTTCCCAGTTTATTTGCAGccacacagtaataaactcctCCATCCGTTGCATTGAAGCTGTGAACCGGTCCCTCAGACACATTAACGGGTCCCTCTGTGCTGATCTTGAACCAGGTGAAGCTGCTGACGGGACGCTTGGCTCTGCTGGAGCAGTTCAGCTTCACCCAGCTACCTGCTGACACCAAACctgatggactgatggatgctGAGGTGTCTTTAGGAGCATCTGAGGAAAATGTGACACACATGAACTTTATTGATCAGAAGCAGCTGAACCATGATGTGCTGACAGGATCACTTACATGAAACACTGAGAGTCTCTTCTGTCTCTGATGTCTTCACACGTTTTCCTCCATCCACAGGATATCTGGCAGAACATGTGATGTTGTAtccatcatgtgtgtgtgacagagtgaTGTTCTGCTGGATTTTAGTTGTAAAGGTTCcatctgtgttttcctctgtttgtcTGTGAGCGTCTTGTTGGAGATTCCAGGTGAGTTCAGGAGGGGAGTGTGGACAGGGAGTGAAAGCTGAGCAGGTTATAGTGACAGACTCCTTCTCCTTCAGGTCCTTCACATCACCTGAGATTTCTATTCTGGGTCTCTGAGGAGAATCTGGGTTTTCatatcaaacacacattttacacagtaaaaacatttcttaaacTCTAGGGTGGTGGATGTTTCACAAAGAAAATCATCATGATATGTAGCCTATTTATCAAGacgtttaatttaattaagtgatagaaagaaataattttttaaagtttatttaaaataaaatctcaccTTTAACTGTTATATTAACAGGATCACAAGAAGCTGTTGCCTTGAACGCTTCGTTCTCAATCCTGAAGAAGTATGTGTCTGACTGACTTGagtttaaattataaaacaaagtggtgcagtttttctgtttcaggtttCCAATTATTGTCATATTAAAGGGATTTTCTGACTCACTGCtgttaaaaattatattatatggTTTATTTCCATATTCTGGGTCACTTTTAATCCACACCCCAAAGGTTTCTCTGTTGCCATCCAACATTTCTCCTGATCTATCACTAAAGTTACATGGGATTAGCAAACAAGATCCACTCAGTGCTTCCATCTGCTTTGGTACAGTGATGAAGAGATGTGGGTCCTT encodes:
- the LOC121628488 gene encoding B-cell receptor CD22-like isoform X1 — its product is MKEECGSFLSVNVVTVNVLLSVFFYTGVFAECYKDPHLFITVPKQMEALSGSCLLIPCNFSDRSGEMLDGNRETFGVWIKSDPEYGNKPYNIIFNSSESENPFNMTIIGNLKQKNCTTLFYNLNSSQSDTYFFRIENEAFKATASCDPVNITVKDSPQRPRIEISGDVKDLKEKESVTITCSAFTPCPHSPPELTWNLQQDAHRQTEENTDGTFTTKIQQNITLSHTHDGYNITCSARYPVDGGKRVKTSETEETLSVSYAPKDTSASISPSGLVSAGSWVKLNCSSRAKRPVSSFTWFKISTEGPVNVSEGPVHSFNATDGGVYYCVAANKLGNQTSQEIRLNIKAETSLISALVPAMIAVCLLICLLLNVCYFKYKHPTSVQTQSGNQTQEEIFYEEMNHFKHRPEPSSTSVQDSSQQQEILCLQVNMSEPENSSTLTADVPKDHNIQSQTNDKLDFLMPAYKTNEECLYEVMNFFERRPEPSSVSVQDGRQQQQEEKKKESKPDSSLTQTTNDPNHRGLV
- the LOC121628488 gene encoding B-cell receptor CD22-like isoform X4 gives rise to the protein MKEECGSFLSVNVVTVNVLLSVFFYTGVFAECYKDPHLFITVPKQMEALSGSCLLIPCNFSDRSGEMLDGNRETFGVWIKSDPEYGNKPYNIIFNSSESENPFNMTIIGNLKQKNCTTLFYNLNSSQSDTYFFRIENEAFKATASCDPVNITVKDSPQRPRIEISGDVKDLKEKESVTITCSAFTPCPHSPPELTWNLQQDAHRQTEENTDGTFTTKIQQNITLSHTHDGYNITCSARYPVDGGKRVKTSETEETLSVSYAPKDTSASISPSGLVSAGSWVKLNCSSRAKRPVSSFTWFKISTEGPVNVSEGPVHSFNATDGGVYYCVAANKLGNQTSQEIRLNIKAETSLISALVPAMIAVCLLICLLLNVCYFKYKHPTSVQTQSGNQTQEEIFYEEMNHFKHRPEPSSTSVQDSSQQQEILCLQVNMSEPENSSTLTADVPKDHNIQCRTADSSSRKKRRKSQSQIAA
- the LOC121628488 gene encoding B-cell receptor CD22-like isoform X3, with product MKEECGSFLSVNVVTVNVLLSVFFYTGVFAECYKDPHLFITVPKQMEALSGSCLLIPCNFSDRSGEMLDGNRETFGVWIKSDPEYGNKPYNIIFNSSESENPFNMTIIGNLKQKNCTTLFYNLNSSQSDTYFFRIENEAFKATASCDPVNITVKDSPQRPRIEISGDVKDLKEKESVTITCSAFTPCPHSPPELTWNLQQDAHRQTEENTDGTFTTKIQQNITLSHTHDGYNITCSARYPVDGGKRVKTSETEETLSVSYAPKDTSASISPSGLVSAGSWVKLNCSSRAKRPVSSFTWFKISTEGPVNVSEGPVHSFNATDGGVYYCVAANKLGNQTSQEIRLNIKAETSLISALVPAMIAVCLLICLLLNVCYFKYKHPTSVQTQSGNQTQEEIFYEEMNHFKHRPEPSSTSVQDSSQQQEILCLQVNMSEPENSSTLTADVPKDHNIQDGRQQQQEEKKKESKPDSSLTQTTNDPNHRGLV
- the LOC121628488 gene encoding B-cell receptor CD22-like isoform X2 — encoded protein: MKEECGSFLSVNVVTVNVLLSVFFYTGVFAECYKDPHLFITVPKQMEALSGSCLLIPCNFSDRSGEMLDGNRETFGVWIKSDPEYGNKPYNIIFNSSESENPFNMTIIGNLKQKNCTTLFYNLNSSQSDTYFFRIENEAFKATASCDPVNITVKDSPQRPRIEISGDVKDLKEKESVTITCSAFTPCPHSPPELTWNLQQDAHRQTEENTDGTFTTKIQQNITLSHTHDGYNITCSARYPVDGGKRVKTSETEETLSVSYAPKDTSASISPSGLVSAGSWVKLNCSSRAKRPVSSFTWFKISTEGPVNVSEGPVHSFNATDGGVYYCVAANKLGNQTSQEIRLNIKETSLISALVPAMIAVCLLICLLLNVCYFKYKHPTSVQTQSGNQTQEEIFYEEMNHFKHRPEPSSTSVQDSSQQQEILCLQVNMSEPENSSTLTADVPKDHNIQSQTNDKLDFLMPAYKTNEECLYEVMNFFERRPEPSSVSVQDGRQQQQEEKKKESKPDSSLTQTTNDPNHRGLV